Proteins encoded within one genomic window of Thiothrix litoralis:
- a CDS encoding 2OG-Fe(II) oxygenase — MTDLNTQLVSILNRVQRPGSFYATGKADLAMPRLEVEGVGNIALPLLPQQISPLVQVAEQAPYGKGEETLVDTTVRKTWQIAPDKVHISGKYWQTMLDDIVTQAVDGLGVSGEVHADLYKMLVYDAGSFFVNHRDTEKADGMFATLIVALPAVYTGGELRIEHAGHNVSLNLQADDPSEISFAAFYADCIHEVLPITSGCRLVLVYNLCRSGKGELPQPPDYQREQMQAAACLKQWVTMEHTGEDIPLKLVYLLEHAYTPEGLAFDALKNGDAAIASVMIPAAEQADCDLYLALVSVEESGYAEYGGSYGRKKRYWEDDDEDDDDFEIGEVTEEEQYISHWQTPQGVVSTMGHLPFENEELCLPNRLYSLAADALHFHEATGNEGASFERTYRRAALVMWPRVYRADALSVGGVDINLDYLAHLMADWQAAGGASAQPQWQEALHFAKGVIANWEDTGSGWHPSLPGAPYLSRLLSHLLLLADTHLIEAAVTRIPIGGKSYQREDNLPLLAALALLPDAPARQLLATLLEKRAADSLAACGQLLRLALPRYAQTGTEPFLPAAQALLESLANTQPVTGSYRSIERLTVEQVVDVLIAIGNVDEGLGKQAVVHLLAQRQRFPMDERLIPAVLLAAQASDHPPVVLALLQQQCLAYLESCLSLPLAAPTDWTREASFECSSSSWRKDNNADCEALKRFMLDPQETSWNFAAAEDRRNALGRIVQQAKLDVDITTIKSGRPYTLRFVKTQASYERNVAQRQRDEANRERLLGLRVDG; from the coding sequence ATGACCGACCTCAACACCCAACTGGTCTCCATCCTCAACCGGGTACAACGCCCCGGCAGTTTTTACGCAACCGGCAAAGCCGACCTCGCGATGCCGCGCCTTGAAGTGGAGGGTGTGGGCAACATTGCCCTACCGCTGTTGCCGCAACAAATCAGCCCGTTGGTGCAGGTTGCCGAGCAAGCGCCTTATGGCAAAGGGGAGGAGACGCTGGTCGACACTACGGTACGCAAAACCTGGCAGATTGCCCCCGATAAAGTCCACATCAGCGGCAAATACTGGCAAACCATGCTGGATGACATCGTGACGCAAGCGGTGGATGGCTTGGGTGTCAGCGGTGAAGTCCACGCCGATCTGTACAAAATGCTGGTGTATGACGCAGGCAGTTTCTTCGTCAATCACCGCGACACCGAAAAAGCGGACGGCATGTTTGCCACCCTGATCGTGGCTTTGCCAGCGGTGTATACGGGCGGAGAATTGCGTATCGAACATGCCGGGCATAACGTCTCGCTGAACCTGCAAGCGGATGACCCGTCAGAAATCAGCTTTGCCGCGTTTTATGCCGATTGTATCCACGAAGTCCTGCCCATCACCAGCGGTTGCCGGTTAGTACTGGTGTATAACCTGTGCCGCAGCGGGAAAGGAGAATTGCCGCAGCCACCCGATTACCAGCGTGAACAGATGCAAGCTGCTGCCTGTTTAAAGCAGTGGGTGACGATGGAACACACCGGGGAGGACATTCCGCTCAAGCTGGTGTATTTGCTGGAACACGCCTACACCCCGGAAGGCTTGGCGTTCGATGCACTGAAAAACGGGGATGCCGCCATTGCCAGCGTGATGATTCCCGCTGCTGAACAAGCCGATTGCGACCTGTATCTGGCTTTGGTGTCGGTGGAAGAATCCGGCTATGCGGAATACGGCGGTTCGTATGGACGCAAAAAGCGCTACTGGGAAGATGACGACGAGGATGATGATGACTTTGAAATCGGCGAAGTCACCGAGGAGGAACAGTACATTTCCCATTGGCAGACCCCGCAAGGGGTAGTCAGCACTATGGGGCATTTACCGTTTGAGAATGAAGAATTGTGCCTGCCCAACCGCTTGTACAGCCTCGCCGCCGATGCCCTACACTTCCACGAAGCCACTGGCAACGAAGGCGCATCGTTTGAACGCACCTACCGCCGTGCCGCGCTGGTGATGTGGCCTCGCGTCTACCGTGCCGACGCCTTGAGTGTGGGCGGTGTGGACATAAACCTGGACTATCTCGCCCATTTGATGGCGGACTGGCAAGCGGCTGGTGGGGCAAGCGCACAGCCCCAATGGCAGGAAGCGCTGCATTTCGCCAAAGGTGTCATCGCCAACTGGGAAGACACGGGCAGCGGTTGGCATCCCAGTCTGCCGGGTGCGCCTTACCTGAGTCGCCTGCTCAGCCACTTGCTGCTACTGGCGGATACCCACCTGATCGAAGCCGCCGTGACCCGCATTCCCATTGGCGGGAAATCCTACCAGCGAGAGGATAATCTTCCCCTGCTGGCGGCGTTGGCGTTGTTGCCAGACGCACCAGCGCGGCAATTGCTGGCGACACTGCTCGAAAAACGCGCGGCGGACAGTCTGGCGGCGTGTGGGCAATTATTGCGGCTGGCTTTACCGCGTTATGCGCAGACAGGTACAGAACCTTTCCTGCCCGCCGCGCAAGCCCTGCTGGAGAGTTTGGCGAATACCCAACCGGTCACCGGCTCTTATCGGTCGATTGAGCGGTTAACGGTTGAGCAGGTGGTCGATGTCCTGATAGCTATCGGTAATGTCGATGAAGGCTTGGGCAAACAGGCGGTGGTGCATTTGCTGGCTCAGCGCCAACGCTTCCCGATGGATGAGCGCCTGATTCCCGCCGTGTTGTTGGCAGCGCAAGCCAGCGATCACCCGCCGGTGGTGCTGGCTTTGTTGCAGCAGCAGTGTCTGGCTTATCTGGAATCCTGCCTTAGCCTGCCGCTGGCAGCGCCCACCGATTGGACGCGAGAAGCCAGTTTCGAGTGCTCCAGCAGCAGTTGGCGTAAGGATAACAATGCGGACTGTGAGGCATTGAAACGCTTCATGCTCGACCCGCAGGAGACAAGCTGGAATTTCGCCGCTGCTGAAGATCGCCGTAACGCACTGGGAAGAATTGTTCAGCAAGCCAAGCTGGATGTCGACATAACCACCATTAAGTCGGGGCGACCTTATACGTTGCGCTTCGTCAAGACGCAAGCCAGCTATGAGCGCAACGTGGCACAGCGCCAGCGGGATGAGGCGAATCGGGAACGCTTGCTGGGCTTACGTGTTGATGGTTGA
- a CDS encoding Uma2 family endonuclease, producing MPPLAHQFDYLSVEDYLAGEHESEQKYEYVDGKAYAMAGASANHNFIAGNLYALIWNHQRGKACFPMTSDMLVKTTAKRFRYPDLMVVCDDDPSQDTYVRESPILIVEVLSGSTHRQDKTEKRAEYLALPSLLEYVLIEQDIAEVVVQRRSEAWRSTYYYPGSTVTLESIGLTVPVEAIYERVDNADMRVFWAESTINT from the coding sequence ATGCCACCACTAGCACATCAATTCGATTACCTCAGCGTCGAAGACTACCTTGCAGGCGAACACGAGAGCGAACAGAAATACGAATACGTCGATGGGAAAGCGTATGCAATGGCGGGGGCAAGTGCCAACCATAATTTCATTGCTGGCAACTTGTATGCGTTGATCTGGAATCACCAGCGCGGTAAAGCGTGCTTCCCAATGACTAGCGACATGCTGGTAAAAACCACCGCCAAGCGTTTTCGCTACCCCGACTTGATGGTGGTGTGTGACGATGACCCCTCGCAAGATACCTATGTCCGCGAAAGCCCGATTCTGATTGTGGAGGTGCTATCTGGCAGCACGCACCGCCAGGATAAAACCGAAAAACGTGCCGAATACCTCGCCTTGCCCAGCTTGCTGGAATACGTGCTGATCGAGCAAGACATTGCCGAAGTGGTGGTGCAACGGCGTAGTGAGGCATGGCGTTCTACCTATTACTACCCCGGCTCAACGGTGACGTTGGAATCCATCGGCTTGACTGTCCCGGTCGAGGCGATTTATGAGCGCGTGGACAATGCGGACATGCGCGTATTCTGGGCGGAATCAACCATCAACACGTAA
- a CDS encoding class III poly(R)-hydroxyalkanoic acid synthase subunit PhaC yields MPFQMRPDEILNEVKTFNEKLAQGMTNLMEVGEISTGVTPFEVVYTEDKLKLLHYQGTAEPTNKVPMLIVYALVNRPYMTDIQENRSTIKGLLDAGQDVYLIDWGYPDASDRYLTIDDYLNGYLDNCVDEIRARHSVDAVNLLGICQGGAFSLCYSAMHPEKVKNLVTMVTPVDYHTPDNMLSHWVQNVDIDQLVDTIGNIPGEMLNWTFLNLKPYQLMGQKYLGMVDVMGDSQTLKNFMRMEKWIFDSPDQAGETFRQFIKDFFQQNKLLKGEVQIGDYTIDLKNVTAPVLNIFAEQDHLVPPDASRALKGATGSDDYTELSFKGGHIGIYVSGKAQKTIPPAIGEWLTARS; encoded by the coding sequence ATGCCGTTTCAAATGCGTCCAGACGAAATTCTGAACGAAGTAAAAACCTTCAATGAAAAGCTCGCGCAGGGTATGACCAATCTGATGGAAGTCGGCGAGATTTCCACCGGCGTTACCCCGTTCGAGGTGGTGTACACCGAAGACAAGCTCAAACTGCTGCATTATCAGGGCACGGCGGAACCGACCAATAAAGTGCCGATGCTGATCGTGTACGCGCTGGTGAACCGCCCCTACATGACCGATATTCAGGAAAACCGTTCTACCATCAAAGGTTTGCTGGATGCCGGGCAGGATGTCTACCTGATCGACTGGGGCTACCCGGATGCTTCCGATCGTTACCTGACTATCGACGATTACCTCAACGGTTATCTCGATAATTGTGTGGATGAAATCCGTGCACGTCACAGCGTCGATGCGGTCAACCTGCTGGGGATTTGCCAAGGCGGTGCTTTCAGCCTGTGCTACAGCGCGATGCACCCGGAAAAGGTCAAAAATCTGGTCACAATGGTCACGCCCGTTGATTACCACACGCCGGACAATATGCTCAGTCACTGGGTACAAAATGTCGATATTGACCAACTGGTCGATACCATCGGCAATATTCCCGGCGAAATGCTCAACTGGACGTTCCTCAACCTGAAACCGTATCAGTTGATGGGGCAAAAGTACCTCGGTATGGTCGACGTGATGGGCGATAGCCAAACCCTGAAAAACTTCATGCGCATGGAAAAGTGGATTTTCGACAGCCCGGATCAGGCTGGTGAGACTTTCCGCCAGTTCATCAAGGACTTTTTCCAGCAAAACAAGCTGCTGAAGGGCGAGGTGCAAATTGGTGATTATACCATCGACCTGAAAAACGTGACTGCGCCGGTGCTGAATATCTTTGCCGAACAGGATCATCTGGTGCCGCCGGATGCTTCACGGGCGTTGAAAGGCGCAACCGGCAGCGACGATTACACCGAACTGTCGTTCAAAGGTGGTCACATCGGTATTTACGTCAGCGGCAAAGCGCAAAAGACGATTCCGCCCGCGATTGGCGAGTGGTTGACGGCGCGTAGTTAA
- a CDS encoding AAA-like domain-containing protein — protein MNKHFTTSGPVVPSKHYCIDPMQRLDWEEIRYLIDAEKYFVLHAPRQTGKTSTLLAMMEVLNQSGEYNTLYVNIEGAQTAREDADKGMTTVCQTIAARARDYGIEPTLPALAQSILEHINPGTAITELLSRWAQLSPKPIVLMLDEVDTLIGDTLISLLRQIRAGYAQRPRAFPQSIILCGVRDTGGSAFNIKAESLCMGNFSLAEVKLLYQQHTDATGQIFDEAVFPALWEDTQGQPWLVNALGHEMTWKDKTARDRSTLITQERYQAARERLIRSRATHLDQLTNQLKERRVHAVIAALLAGESRIANLQNDDLQYVEDLGLIRTSPQIAISNRIYQEIIPREITWQWQATITHQQAWYLTPERRLDMVKLLTAFQQFFRENSDVWLQGLPYKEAGPHLILQAFLQRIVNGGGRIHREYALGRKYTDLYLEWPLDEVKGFYGEVQRVVLELKILYANLDKTIADGLSQVGGYARHCGATEAHLVIFNRNPDVSWDEKTWHEVRHDAALQVEVWGA, from the coding sequence ATGAATAAACATTTCACCACCTCCGGCCCCGTTGTCCCCAGCAAGCATTACTGCATTGACCCGATGCAGCGCCTCGACTGGGAAGAAATTCGCTACCTGATTGATGCAGAAAAATACTTCGTGCTGCACGCTCCGCGCCAGACGGGTAAGACCAGTACCCTGCTGGCGATGATGGAGGTATTGAACCAAAGCGGTGAATACAACACCCTCTACGTCAATATCGAAGGGGCACAAACGGCTAGGGAAGATGCCGACAAGGGCATGACTACGGTTTGTCAAACCATCGCAGCGCGGGCGCGTGACTACGGTATTGAACCGACGTTGCCAGCGTTAGCACAATCCATCTTAGAGCACATCAACCCTGGTACTGCCATTACGGAATTGTTGTCCCGCTGGGCGCAACTCAGCCCCAAGCCCATCGTGCTGATGCTGGATGAGGTGGATACCCTGATCGGCGACACGCTGATTTCCCTATTGCGACAAATCCGTGCCGGTTATGCGCAACGCCCGCGTGCTTTCCCGCAAAGCATCATCCTCTGCGGGGTTCGTGATACCGGCGGCAGTGCCTTCAATATTAAGGCGGAATCCCTGTGCATGGGCAATTTCAGCCTTGCGGAAGTCAAGTTGCTTTACCAACAACATACGGATGCTACCGGACAGATTTTTGACGAAGCTGTTTTTCCAGCTTTGTGGGAAGATACCCAAGGTCAGCCGTGGCTGGTGAATGCCCTTGGGCATGAGATGACGTGGAAGGATAAAACGGCTCGTGACCGCAGCACGCTCATCACGCAGGAACGTTACCAAGCTGCTCGCGAACGCCTGATCCGTTCCCGCGCCACGCACCTTGACCAACTGACCAACCAGCTCAAAGAGCGCCGGGTACACGCCGTGATTGCTGCGCTGTTAGCGGGTGAAAGCCGGATTGCCAATTTGCAGAATGATGACCTGCAATACGTGGAAGACTTGGGGCTTATCCGAACAAGCCCGCAAATCGCCATCAGCAACCGTATCTATCAGGAAATCATCCCACGTGAAATTACCTGGCAATGGCAGGCGACCATAACCCATCAGCAGGCATGGTATCTGACCCCGGAGCGCCGTTTGGATATGGTGAAATTGTTGACGGCTTTCCAGCAGTTTTTCCGCGAAAACTCGGATGTGTGGCTGCAAGGTTTGCCCTACAAGGAAGCGGGGCCGCACTTGATCCTGCAAGCGTTTTTGCAGCGTATCGTGAATGGGGGCGGGCGTATCCACCGTGAATACGCTTTGGGACGCAAGTACACGGACTTGTACCTCGAATGGCCGCTGGATGAGGTCAAAGGCTTTTACGGTGAAGTGCAGCGCGTGGTGTTGGAGCTAAAAATCCTTTACGCCAATCTGGATAAAACCATTGCGGATGGGCTTAGCCAAGTTGGCGGGTATGCGCGTCACTGTGGGGCGACGGAAGCGCATTTGGTGATCTTCAATCGCAACCCGGATGTGAGTTGGGATGAGAAGACTTGGCATGAGGTGCGCCATGATGCGGCGTTGCAGGTGGAGGTGTGGGGAGCGTGA
- the nirB gene encoding nitrite reductase large subunit NirB, whose translation MHKENLVLIGNGMAGVRTLEELLKLAPDHYNITVFGEEPYGNYNRIMLSPVLASEKTIEQIMLNGEQWYIDNGITLYKGKKVEEINRARREVIATDGTVAQYDRLIIATGSVPFMLPLPGADKQGVIGFRDIKDVDTMLATASQYKNAVVIGGGLLGLEAANGLMKQGMNVSVVHLLDTLMERQLDKPAAAMLQKSLEERGMTFLMEHATAEILGDERVTAVRFKNGTEIPADLVVMAVGIKPNTDLGKASGLYCERGIVVSDTMQTITDPKIYAIGECVQHRGIAYGLVAPLFEQAKVAANHLAKHGIARYVGTVTSTKLKVTGIELFSAGDFTGNEKTEDIVFKDAASGTYKKIVLQGNQIKGAVLYGDTVDGSWYFQLMKDATDVSAFRDTLLFGQHHLGDSGHNPETRVASLPDTAEICGCNGVCKGDIVKAITEKKLFTLDDVRAHTKASASCGSCTGLVESLLAHTVGGDYSTTPKTKPLCKCTDYTHDEVRHGIIEHSLKTMREVRSHFEWRTPDGCPSCRNSLNYYLLCAFPTEYVDDAQSRFINERVHGNIQKDGSYSVVPRMFGGMCTSDQLRAIADVADKYEVPTMKVTGGQRIDMFGIKKEQLPAMWKDLSDAGFVSGHAYGKAMRTVKTCVGSEWCRFGTQDSTGLGVKLEELTWGSWMPHKFKLAVSGCPRNCAEATIKDIGVVCVDSGYELHIGGNGGIKVRVTDLLCKVETEEQVLEYTGAFCQFYREDAHYLERTAPWIERVGLEKVKKAIVDDAAQRKALYERFLISQKPAQIDPWKARAEGAEADEFTPIMIEA comes from the coding sequence ATGCACAAAGAAAATCTGGTACTGATCGGCAACGGCATGGCGGGTGTCCGCACCCTTGAAGAACTGCTCAAACTTGCCCCCGACCATTACAACATCACGGTATTCGGTGAAGAACCTTACGGCAACTACAACCGCATCATGCTCTCGCCGGTACTCGCCAGCGAAAAGACCATCGAGCAGATCATGCTCAACGGCGAGCAGTGGTATATCGACAACGGCATCACGCTATACAAAGGCAAAAAGGTCGAAGAAATCAACCGCGCCCGCCGTGAAGTCATCGCCACCGATGGTACAGTTGCGCAATACGACCGTCTGATCATCGCCACGGGTTCCGTCCCCTTCATGCTGCCGCTGCCCGGTGCTGACAAGCAAGGCGTGATTGGCTTCCGCGACATCAAAGACGTGGACACCATGCTGGCAACCGCCAGCCAATACAAAAATGCCGTCGTCATCGGCGGCGGCCTGCTGGGGCTGGAGGCTGCTAACGGCCTGATGAAACAGGGTATGAACGTCAGCGTTGTCCACCTGCTCGACACCCTGATGGAGCGCCAGCTCGACAAACCCGCCGCCGCCATGCTGCAAAAATCGCTGGAAGAGCGCGGCATGACCTTCCTGATGGAACATGCCACCGCTGAAATTCTCGGCGACGAACGTGTCACGGCAGTACGTTTCAAAAACGGCACTGAAATTCCCGCCGATCTGGTGGTCATGGCTGTCGGCATCAAACCCAATACCGACCTCGGCAAAGCTTCCGGCTTGTACTGCGAACGCGGCATCGTGGTCAGCGACACCATGCAAACCATCACCGACCCGAAAATCTACGCGATTGGTGAATGCGTGCAACATCGCGGCATTGCTTACGGGCTGGTCGCGCCGCTGTTCGAGCAAGCCAAAGTTGCCGCCAACCACCTCGCCAAACACGGCATTGCCCGTTACGTCGGCACGGTGACATCCACCAAACTGAAAGTGACCGGCATTGAACTGTTTTCCGCTGGCGACTTTACCGGGAATGAGAAAACCGAAGACATCGTGTTCAAGGATGCGGCTTCCGGCACGTACAAAAAAATCGTGCTGCAAGGCAATCAAATCAAAGGCGCGGTGCTGTACGGCGATACCGTGGATGGCAGTTGGTATTTCCAGCTCATGAAAGACGCTACGGATGTTTCCGCTTTCCGCGACACCCTGCTGTTTGGGCAACACCATCTGGGCGATTCTGGGCATAACCCAGAAACCCGCGTGGCCAGCTTGCCCGACACCGCCGAAATTTGCGGCTGTAACGGTGTTTGCAAAGGCGACATCGTAAAAGCCATCACCGAAAAAAAGCTGTTCACGCTGGATGACGTCCGCGCCCACACCAAAGCCTCCGCGTCGTGCGGCTCGTGTACTGGCTTGGTCGAATCGCTGCTGGCACACACCGTCGGCGGCGACTATTCCACCACACCGAAAACCAAGCCGCTGTGCAAATGCACCGATTACACCCATGACGAAGTGCGCCACGGCATTATTGAGCATAGCTTGAAAACCATGCGGGAAGTACGCAGCCATTTTGAGTGGCGTACTCCCGACGGTTGCCCCTCTTGCCGTAACTCGCTGAACTACTACCTGTTGTGCGCTTTCCCGACCGAATACGTGGACGATGCGCAATCGCGTTTCATCAACGAACGTGTCCACGGCAATATCCAGAAAGACGGTTCGTATTCGGTCGTGCCGCGTATGTTCGGGGGGATGTGTACCTCCGACCAGTTACGCGCCATTGCTGACGTTGCCGACAAATACGAAGTGCCGACCATGAAGGTGACAGGCGGGCAACGCATCGACATGTTCGGCATCAAGAAAGAACAGTTGCCAGCGATGTGGAAGGATTTGAGCGATGCCGGTTTCGTCTCCGGTCACGCTTACGGTAAAGCGATGCGTACCGTGAAAACCTGCGTAGGCAGCGAATGGTGTCGTTTCGGTACACAAGATTCCACCGGCCTCGGCGTGAAGCTGGAAGAATTGACGTGGGGTTCGTGGATGCCGCACAAGTTCAAGCTGGCGGTTTCCGGTTGCCCGCGCAACTGTGCAGAAGCCACCATCAAAGACATTGGCGTGGTCTGCGTCGATTCCGGTTACGAGCTGCACATTGGCGGTAACGGCGGTATCAAGGTGCGCGTCACCGACCTGTTGTGCAAGGTGGAAACCGAAGAACAGGTGCTGGAATACACCGGCGCGTTCTGCCAGTTCTACCGCGAAGACGCGCATTATCTGGAACGCACCGCGCCGTGGATCGAGCGCGTCGGGCTGGAAAAAGTCAAAAAAGCCATCGTGGATGACGCCGCCCAACGCAAAGCCTTGTACGAACGCTTCCTGATTTCGCAAAAGCCTGCGCAAATTGACCCGTGGAAAGCCCGTGCCGAAGGTGCCGAAGCCGACGAATTCACCCCGATCATGATCGAAGCCTAA
- the nirD gene encoding nitrite reductase small subunit NirD, translating to MSKWIEVVELNKIPVLGSRLIKTRDMDIAVFRGSDDQVFAIRDACPHKGGPLSQGIMHGTSVTCPLHNWKIDLTSGNALAPDNGCSNVFPVKVEGGKVYLQLVIEETPA from the coding sequence ATGAGCAAATGGATAGAAGTGGTTGAACTGAACAAAATCCCTGTGCTGGGTTCGCGCCTGATCAAAACCCGCGATATGGACATCGCCGTGTTTCGTGGCTCCGACGATCAAGTGTTCGCGATTCGCGACGCGTGCCCGCACAAAGGGGGGCCTTTGTCACAAGGCATCATGCACGGCACGAGTGTTACTTGCCCGCTGCACAACTGGAAAATCGACCTCACCAGCGGCAACGCGCTTGCCCCGGATAACGGTTGCAGCAATGTGTTTCCGGTGAAGGTGGAAGGTGGCAAGGTCTATCTGCAATTGGTCATAGAGGAAACTCCAGCATGA
- a CDS encoding LruC domain-containing protein, with protein MMIRHLLTGTVLLCCSQAILAATAPFETCPSKAFLIQGAVPKTYAVNLVTGDYDLAQDDMGTKANINAVGFNPNDGFMYGWNYADKKPGRIGNDFKIESLSDVANPTEQNFFVGDISILENAYYVYNSGADSGLYRISLDKNNANYHKMVRVVDGKTLNLTIYDLAFHPSNGLAYSVDNKGNLYQINATSGTATKLGATGVSGTFGAIYFDVNGHLYFSRNNDGKVFSVDINSAKYTAVLFAQGPSSSSNDGARCALAEVVDNADSNIDFSDAPSSYGTYLKDNGARHGLKSPASLFLGKSVDGESDATPFPMSDDDVGVGDDEDGIQFATNLTAGSSAVVMVEASAPGNLSAWIDTNQNGQFDADEQVMTDQPVTAGRKPLYIKIPADAKPGSTWARFRLSSATGLEPTGGAPDGEVEDYQVDIRANSSNVTYYPSSTGWSTVAFEDNWPFEGDYDMNDMVTYLRTAVYRTEGKITQVNISGQLAAVGAAYHNGFGIRLPGILRSQIDEANVQYTVNDRDVSPYNPLEAGRNEAIFIPTYNVWNYVSGGENCIYYRTQAGCGSDIQMNFNLVIPFKESIESDLAGVFDPFIFATPGASHGAHFAQPPGRTYEIHLKNHEPTEAFNMALMNGSGADASDPANNLYFLTKNGMPWAMEMGNRWQYPLEYNDLISGYQKFPSFVTTQGAKDADWFSDAKSNPAHLFKN; from the coding sequence ATGATGATCCGTCATTTGTTAACTGGCACAGTACTGCTGTGTTGTAGTCAGGCTATACTCGCTGCGACTGCGCCCTTTGAGACTTGTCCATCGAAGGCTTTTCTTATACAGGGCGCTGTACCCAAAACCTACGCCGTCAATCTGGTGACAGGCGATTACGATCTCGCACAGGATGATATGGGCACGAAAGCGAATATCAATGCGGTGGGCTTCAACCCGAATGATGGTTTCATGTATGGCTGGAACTACGCAGATAAAAAGCCGGGGCGCATTGGCAATGATTTCAAGATTGAAAGCTTGAGCGATGTTGCCAATCCGACTGAACAGAACTTCTTTGTGGGTGATATCTCGATTCTTGAGAATGCTTACTACGTTTACAATAGCGGGGCTGACTCTGGCCTTTACCGCATCTCACTGGATAAGAACAACGCCAATTACCACAAAATGGTACGTGTTGTAGATGGTAAAACCTTGAATCTCACGATCTATGATCTCGCCTTCCACCCCTCTAATGGCCTAGCTTACTCAGTGGATAACAAGGGCAACCTTTACCAAATTAACGCCACCAGTGGCACAGCCACGAAACTGGGAGCAACCGGCGTTTCTGGTACTTTCGGTGCCATTTATTTCGATGTGAATGGACATCTGTACTTCAGCCGCAATAATGATGGCAAAGTCTTTAGCGTTGATATTAACAGTGCGAAGTATACGGCTGTCTTATTTGCGCAAGGCCCTTCATCCAGTTCAAATGATGGTGCCCGCTGTGCCTTAGCAGAGGTGGTGGATAATGCCGATAGTAATATCGACTTTAGTGATGCACCCAGTTCTTATGGAACTTACCTGAAAGACAATGGCGCGCGTCATGGTTTAAAAAGCCCCGCAAGCTTGTTCCTAGGCAAGAGTGTTGACGGAGAAAGTGATGCGACCCCGTTCCCGATGTCTGACGATGATGTCGGCGTGGGCGATGATGAAGACGGCATCCAGTTTGCAACGAATCTGACAGCAGGTTCATCAGCAGTCGTCATGGTTGAAGCATCTGCACCAGGCAACTTGAGCGCGTGGATTGATACTAACCAAAATGGTCAGTTCGATGCAGATGAACAAGTCATGACGGATCAGCCGGTGACAGCAGGTCGTAAGCCGCTTTACATCAAAATTCCAGCCGATGCAAAACCAGGGTCAACGTGGGCGCGTTTCCGTTTGTCATCAGCAACGGGTCTAGAACCAACAGGTGGAGCACCTGATGGCGAGGTTGAAGACTATCAAGTCGATATTCGTGCGAATAGTTCAAATGTCACGTATTACCCCTCCAGCACGGGTTGGTCAACGGTAGCCTTTGAAGATAACTGGCCGTTTGAAGGCGATTACGATATGAATGATATGGTCACCTACCTGCGTACTGCGGTGTACCGTACTGAAGGCAAAATCACACAAGTGAATATCTCGGGGCAACTTGCAGCGGTTGGCGCGGCGTATCATAACGGTTTCGGTATCCGTTTACCGGGTATTCTGCGTAGCCAAATTGATGAGGCAAACGTTCAATACACGGTTAATGACCGTGACGTGTCGCCTTACAATCCTTTGGAGGCTGGGCGTAATGAGGCGATCTTTATTCCAACCTATAATGTTTGGAATTACGTCAGTGGAGGTGAAAATTGTATTTACTACCGTACACAAGCAGGCTGCGGTTCTGATATCCAGATGAACTTTAACTTGGTGATTCCCTTCAAGGAATCGATTGAAAGTGATTTGGCGGGCGTCTTTGATCCGTTCATATTCGCAACGCCGGGGGCATCTCATGGTGCGCACTTTGCTCAACCGCCAGGCCGTACTTATGAAATCCACCTGAAGAACCATGAGCCGACAGAGGCATTTAATATGGCACTGATGAATGGTTCAGGTGCAGATGCCTCGGATCCAGCCAATAACCTGTACTTCCTGACGAAAAACGGTATGCCTTGGGCAATGGAAATGGGAAACCGTTGGCAGTACCCACTGGAATATAATGATCTAATTTCAGGCTATCAGAAGTTTCCTAGCTTTGTAACGACGCAAGGTGCTAAAGACGCAGACTGGTTCAGTGATGCCAAGTCGAATCCAGCACACCTGTTCAAAAACTAA
- a CDS encoding YqaA family protein, translated as MSYLLLFFSALLAATLIPAQSEALLVSLLLNGKDLFWLLIAVATFGNTLGSVINWWLGRYLEHFREKRWFPVNAVTLERAQQQFQRYGWWVLLLSWLPIVGDPLTMVAGVMRMPLLPFVAVVAVAKGVRYWVLGWLVMG; from the coding sequence ATGTCTTACCTCCTGCTGTTTTTCTCGGCGCTGCTGGCAGCTACCCTGATTCCTGCCCAATCGGAAGCTTTGCTCGTGAGTTTGCTGCTCAACGGGAAGGATTTGTTTTGGCTGCTGATTGCTGTCGCGACGTTTGGCAATACGCTGGGGTCGGTGATTAATTGGTGGCTGGGGCGCTATCTGGAGCATTTCCGGGAGAAGCGTTGGTTTCCAGTTAACGCAGTGACCTTGGAGCGGGCGCAACAGCAGTTTCAGCGCTATGGGTGGTGGGTGTTGTTGTTGAGTTGGTTGCCGATTGTGGGTGATCCACTGACTATGGTGGCGGGGGTCATGCGGATGCCGTTGTTACCGTTCGTGGCGGTGGTGGCAGTGGCGAAGGGCGTGCGGTATTGGGTGTTGGGGTGGTTGGTGATGGGGTAA